Genomic segment of Bdellovibrio bacteriovorus:
GTTGTCGACCTCTTTTGCTCAAGAAGAAGCGTCATCTGACGAAGAGGCCGCTGCGACTACGGAAGAGACTGCAGAAGCGGCCCCCGCCCCCTCAAGCACCGTGAAGGCGAAAAAAGTGACTTCGCGTGAAACTTGGGGTGTTAACGTCGCAGCCTTGCAGTGGAATGAAAAATTAAAACTGCAGCAAGGGCTCACGAGCGAAAGTGATAATGCCAATTACAACGGTATGATCGTCACGATTCAAAAAGAAGTGACCTACTACCGCTGGGGTTGGAACTTTGGCGCGTTCATCGGAGCCGGTCGTGCCAATGGTGGCGGAGACAACTCTTTGGATTACTCTGAAGGCAAAGTGGCGTTCACAGTTTACGGTGTCTCCCCTCGCGCGTTTTATCGTTTCTCGGGCAGAATCAATGCAGGGATTTCAGTGCTCGCTTTTATGAAGAACGCGGATTGGCCGGCAGCTTCCGGTCAAACTATTGACTCTGGTCGCAATATGAACGTGATGCCGATGGCGGATCTTAACATTCGTTTGTTTCAAAAGTGGGATTTCTATCAAGGCTTAGGGCCTTTGGCGGAAGGATCCACAATGTGGAAAGTCGGAGCCACATACCGATTCTAAAAAGGCTTTAAGAGAATTAAAAAAGGCGCAGTCGATAAACTGCGCCTTTTTATTTTGTGATGTCGAAAATCTATTTCACAGGAACAGCGACATGAAGAGTCACTTCATCTTCAACGCCAACACCCATGTAGTTGATATCGCTGATTCCAAAGTCAGACAAAGTCAGTTTGAAATTCGCTTTCAAAGTTTTGCCTTCTACTTTGTATGTGCCTTCAACGTCTTTTTCTACGCCCTTGATTTTGATTTTGCCTTTACCTTTACCGCCTTTACCCGTTGCTGACACTAGAACAGCCTCTGGGAAAGCTTTTGTATCCAGGTGCTTTTGCGTGTGCTTGTCACGAAGCTCAACACCGGTTTTTAGCGTGCGAAGATCAACGATGATATTTTCCGCAGAAACTTC
This window contains:
- a CDS encoding YceI family protein, which codes for MKFLATLFLTTSLSCAAFAQSVTVDVILNPMGDFKAKTGSVKGQATVKGDEVSAENIIVDLRTLKTGVELRDKHTQKHLDTKAFPEAVLVSATGKGGKGKGKIKIKGVEKDVEGTYKVEGKTLKANFKLTLSDFGISDINYMGVGVEDEVTLHVAVPVK